The Mesorhizobium loti genome includes a region encoding these proteins:
- a CDS encoding polysaccharide biosynthesis tyrosine autokinase: protein MLDRNTQPQLAEPGHGQALSADLYYDVPQHYAPYARDYAGQDEGFNPLKLLFYIVQYRWLIVMMAAAGLVAGVTVTMMQTPKYQATTQLEVLVPSAKVFQDIEVVSEASDVRAFLTAREKLRSRALAQRVVFQLGLGEKPDFLFPTPSFSLSNIVYRAFGISKSPSIKEKTPEEREAIAIKRILEDLTVNLVTNTSLLSITFVDQKPKYASDVANQVAQSFIDQRLDQTSETSDLARQFIQEQVLQVKQKLQTSEEELVTYAKDAGITVTGDDKSLIGSNIEALNTALATAIQERLDAGRVVDQIEKGRGSSLGPVLESEGLQKLSEKLADLTSQYQQKLGILKPAFPEMQQLQAQIKELQRLYNNGVLAITDSLRLKYQEAQNKEADLKSKLAEMERQQVVFNDKNIKYTILKREVDSNRSQYDSLIAKLNEVGVSSELKTQSAAIVDFASLPAAPYSPRLSINLAIALALFMALTASIIYIIELLNNTFTNPEQIEKELGLSMLGILPLVDDRELIASIADQKSGLSEAYRSLRTSLQFSGAEGAPRSLLVTSSEPSEGKSTTSFKLGQDFAALGARVLLVDGDLRKPNLHRLFGLDNAIGLSNLLTNTVRKDDLAGIFRPTKYPNVTVLTSGTIPPNPADLLSSQKMALILTNLGKRFDLVIIDAPPVVGLSDAPILSRLAEGTLMVVSTSQVTRKSAKTAVKRLRAAGANVIGAAMSKFAVNKFDYNYAYKYMNYQYYDYGASTPKIEGKVDDGAGQPAHAKSPAFRRLVRRLRSGVGGFVDRAKSAS from the coding sequence ATGCTCGATCGCAACACGCAGCCCCAACTTGCCGAACCCGGACATGGCCAGGCCCTGTCCGCGGACCTCTATTACGACGTGCCGCAACACTACGCTCCCTATGCGCGCGACTATGCTGGCCAGGATGAGGGGTTCAATCCGCTCAAGCTGCTTTTTTACATTGTCCAATACCGCTGGCTGATCGTCATGATGGCGGCTGCCGGGCTTGTTGCCGGCGTCACGGTGACGATGATGCAGACACCAAAATATCAGGCAACGACGCAGCTCGAAGTCCTGGTGCCTTCGGCAAAGGTCTTTCAGGACATTGAGGTTGTTTCCGAAGCCAGCGACGTCAGGGCCTTTTTGACCGCGCGTGAGAAGCTGAGGAGCCGGGCGCTGGCTCAGCGCGTGGTGTTCCAACTGGGGCTTGGCGAAAAGCCGGACTTCCTGTTTCCGACGCCGAGCTTTTCGCTGAGCAATATCGTCTACCGGGCGTTCGGAATCTCCAAGTCGCCTTCCATCAAGGAGAAGACGCCCGAAGAGCGTGAGGCAATTGCCATCAAGCGCATCCTGGAAGACCTGACGGTCAATCTGGTGACCAATACAAGCCTGCTGTCGATCACCTTTGTCGATCAAAAGCCGAAATATGCAAGCGACGTAGCCAATCAGGTCGCGCAGAGTTTTATCGATCAGCGCCTGGACCAGACCAGCGAGACCTCTGATCTGGCGAGGCAGTTCATCCAGGAACAGGTTTTGCAGGTGAAGCAAAAGCTGCAGACCTCCGAGGAGGAATTGGTCACCTATGCAAAAGATGCCGGCATCACGGTTACCGGCGACGACAAATCTCTGATCGGCTCGAACATCGAAGCCCTGAACACCGCACTGGCCACGGCAATCCAGGAGCGCCTTGATGCGGGGCGGGTGGTGGATCAGATAGAAAAGGGCCGCGGGTCGAGCCTCGGTCCAGTCCTGGAAAGCGAAGGTCTGCAGAAGCTCAGCGAAAAGCTGGCGGACCTGACCAGCCAGTATCAGCAGAAACTGGGTATTCTAAAGCCTGCTTTTCCGGAAATGCAGCAATTGCAAGCGCAGATCAAGGAACTGCAGAGGCTCTACAACAATGGCGTGCTTGCGATAACCGATTCGTTGCGACTGAAATACCAGGAAGCGCAGAACAAGGAGGCCGACCTCAAATCCAAGCTCGCGGAGATGGAGAGGCAGCAGGTCGTCTTCAACGACAAGAATATCAAATACACGATCCTGAAGCGCGAGGTCGATTCCAACCGGTCGCAGTACGACAGCCTTATCGCCAAGCTGAATGAAGTCGGGGTCAGCTCGGAACTCAAGACCCAAAGCGCAGCAATTGTCGATTTCGCTTCGCTGCCCGCAGCCCCTTATTCTCCGCGCCTGAGCATCAATCTTGCAATCGCTCTGGCGCTTTTCATGGCCTTGACTGCATCGATCATCTACATCATCGAGTTGCTGAATAACACCTTCACCAACCCTGAGCAGATCGAGAAAGAGCTGGGGCTGTCGATGCTCGGCATCTTGCCGCTTGTCGATGACCGCGAACTCATAGCCAGCATCGCCGATCAGAAATCCGGCCTCTCCGAGGCCTACCGTTCGCTGCGAACATCGCTGCAGTTCTCCGGTGCCGAGGGCGCGCCGCGATCGCTGCTGGTGACCAGCTCGGAGCCGTCGGAAGGCAAATCGACCACCTCGTTCAAGCTCGGCCAGGATTTCGCGGCGCTCGGCGCAAGGGTTCTGCTTGTCGATGGCGATCTTCGCAAACCCAATCTGCATCGGCTGTTCGGCCTCGACAACGCGATCGGGTTGAGCAACCTGCTGACAAACACCGTTCGCAAGGACGATCTGGCGGGCATTTTCAGGCCGACGAAATACCCCAATGTCACCGTGCTGACGTCCGGAACGATTCCGCCGAATCCGGCTGACCTGCTATCTTCGCAGAAAATGGCGCTGATCTTGACCAATCTCGGCAAACGCTTCGATCTGGTCATCATCGACGCCCCACCGGTCGTCGGTCTTTCCGATGCACCAATCCTCAGCCGGCTTGCCGAAGGCACGTTGATGGTCGTTTCCACCAGCCAGGTCACACGCAAATCAGCCAAGACGGCGGTCAAGCGTCTGCGCGCAGCCGGTGCGAATGTGATCGGAGCGGCGATGTCGAAATTTGCGGTCAACAAGTTCGATTACAACTACGCCTACAAATACATGAACTACCAGTACTACGACTACGGCGCGAGTACCCCGAAAATTGAGGGCAAAGTCGATGACGGAGCAGGCCAGCCCGCTCACGCGAAATCTCCGGCGTTCAGGCGTTTGGTTCGTCGCCTCCGTTCTGGTGTTGGTGGCTTCGTCGATCGGGCTAAGTCGGCTTCTTGA
- a CDS encoding polysaccharide export protein, producing MGIFDLARRHAGTVPALLISLAMSACASTTSTSTSSTSSVHALQPAASSTALSGGGTLQVVKDLPPPQNTQNGSEQPLSANDVLEVSVFQVDNLNRTVQIDAGGQISLPLIGAMTAAGKTVRQLEKEIETAYGEKYLQSPDVTIFVKESIGQRITVDGEVNKAGIYPVSSSASLLDAIALAGGFNAVGDAGKVFVYRNVGQNKLVANYNVEEIRSGRNRNPRIYGGDVVVVFASKSKIAMNNLKDALGLASSAARIAVIP from the coding sequence ATGGGCATTTTCGATCTTGCAAGACGTCACGCGGGCACGGTGCCTGCGTTGCTTATTTCGCTTGCGATGTCTGCTTGCGCCAGCACCACGTCGACATCGACGTCGTCCACGAGTTCTGTCCACGCGCTGCAACCGGCGGCGTCCTCCACGGCTCTTTCCGGCGGCGGCACGCTGCAGGTGGTGAAGGATCTGCCGCCGCCGCAGAATACGCAAAATGGCAGCGAGCAGCCTTTGTCTGCCAACGATGTGCTCGAGGTCAGCGTGTTCCAGGTCGACAATTTGAACCGAACGGTTCAGATCGACGCAGGCGGGCAGATTTCGCTTCCGCTGATTGGGGCGATGACCGCGGCCGGGAAGACCGTTCGCCAGCTCGAGAAAGAAATCGAGACCGCCTATGGTGAAAAGTACCTGCAATCGCCTGACGTGACGATCTTCGTCAAGGAATCGATTGGCCAGCGCATCACGGTCGATGGTGAAGTCAACAAGGCCGGCATTTATCCTGTATCGAGCAGCGCTTCCTTGCTGGATGCGATCGCCCTTGCCGGGGGCTTCAATGCGGTCGGTGACGCCGGCAAGGTCTTCGTCTACCGCAATGTCGGTCAAAACAAGCTGGTCGCAAACTACAATGTCGAGGAAATCCGCTCCGGTAGGAATCGCAACCCACGCATCTATGGAGGCGACGTGGTCGTCGTCTTTGCTTCGAAGTCGAAAATCGCGATGAACAATTTGAAGGATGCCCTGGGCCTCGCCTCTAGCGCTGCCCGCATTGCGGTCATTCCGTAG